The DNA sequence GGTGAATGTTTTTGAAATATGTGTTTGTATATATCCTGTTATTTCTAATGCTATTCACTCTATTAGGCAACGTATACTCTCAAGAGGTTCAGCCTGTATATCTCATATTTATATGGCATTTTCACCAGCCATGGTACTATGGTGAGAATGATAGCTATCTGATACTTCCTTGGGTTAGAATGCATAGCGTTGGAAACTACTTTAAAATGGCTTACATACTTTCTAAGTATCCTGATATAAAGGCTACATTCACTTTCTCAGGTTCTCTGCTGGTTCAACTTGAATCTTATCTTGAAGGCTCTAGAGATCTGAGACAGATCCTTTCTATGAAAGTTGCTTATGGAGAGAATCTAACTCCACAGGATATATACAACATTGTGAGTATTCCAGGAGGTTTCTTTGATATAAACTGGGGTAGGATAGTTGATCAGGTTCCTAGGTATAGAGAATTGAGAGATAAGGCTCAGAATATTCTTCAGAGCACTATATATATGCCTGAGGAAGATAGAATCAACTTTATAGCTAGATCTTTTACAGAACAAGATATAATAGATCTGGTTGCTCTATTCAATCTCTTCTGGATAGATCCTCAGGTGCTAAGAGATTTATACCCAGATCTCTATACTCTGAGAGAGAATGCTATAAATAATGCTAGCATTCATTTCACGAGAGATCAGATAAAAGAGATTCTAGACGCTCAGCTTGATATAATGAAGAGAATCATACCATTATACAGAGATCTTCTTGAGAAAGGTCAGATAGAGATTATACCAGTACCATACAGCCATCCTCTAGCTCCTATAATAGTAGACCTGGGATGGAGCGAGGATTTAAATATCCATACTATTAGAAGCATAGAGCTTTTCAAAGAGATATTCAACTACACACCATCGGGAGTATGGCCTGCTGAGCAGGCTGTTAACGAAAAGGTTATAGATATATTCTCAAGGTATTTCACCTGGTCTGTATCAGATCAACTGGTTTTAGGTAAGAGCGGTGTTGATGTGGGTGATGTTAGGAATATCACATCCTTGTGGAGTCTTAATTTCGGTAACAAGACTTTCTATATGTTCTTCAGAGTAACTGATCTGAGCAATATGATCAGCTTTACATATAGCTCGTGGAGCCCCGATCAAGCTGTAGAAGATCTTGTAAATAGAATCAGATCTCTAGGCAGTGTCTCAGGACCTGGTTCTGTAGTTGTTATAGCACTTGACGGTGAGAATCCTTGGGAGAACTATGCTGAGTTCGGAGATCTATTTCTTAACAAGCTTTACTCAAGTTTAGAAGATCTGCAGAGGAGAAATATAATTAGAACTATAACACCTTCAGAATACATATCATTGTTCAAAGACCGTGCCAGAGAGATACCTATTGGAATCAGATCATATCTGAATCTCTCAGGTGTAGATATATCGGATACTCCCATAAGCTACACGGAAGATGCTTATCAGAATCTTCCTAGAACTGATGTTAGAGCTAGACTTGCTGAAGGTTCTTGGGCTGGTGGAGAGCTTACAATGTGGATCGGTCAGAGACAGGAGAATGTTGCATGGATGTATCTAGCTAAAGCTAGAGAAGATCTCTTTAGAATATTAAATGTCTCAGATCTCTCGCAAGCACTAGCTATTAATAAAAAAGCTGTAGAATACCTGCTAAGAGCCGAGGCAAGTGACTGGTTCTGGTGGTATGGTGGAGATGCTGGAGGGTTCTTTCCTGTAAACCAGCTATACAAACTCTACCTAAGGAAGATCTATGAATCTCTAGAAGTTCAAGTTCCGCAATATCTTCTCACAGTATACAATCCAGATGCAACACCTCTTGGCACACTTAATAGAGAGCCTCCCAAGCCGATTTCTCAGAGTATCACTATAGATGGATTTATTAGAGAGAGTGATTGGAGTAATTCTCTTAATATATCTATAGGAAGTATATTCAACTACGCACTTATAGCTTTGTCTCCTACAGAGATCTATATAGCTTTAAAACCTTCTAGATCAGATGTGCTAAGAGATCCTAGTATAAGTATTTCAATATACACCACAACACCTTGGAAGAGTGTAAGCCCATATCATCTAGGCTATAATCCTCTGGCACCTGGAGATATTGATCTTGGGATGGGTTTATTCAATGATCTAAGAATCACACCATATAATTCCTCAGCATCTGTATATACCGCCGACGGATCTGGTAGGTGGATCTATATGTATCCTGTTCAGAGTATTGCTATAGGAGATGTCATAGAAATATCGCTACCATGGATTCTTCTAGGACTTAGAGAAGGTGATACAGCCTATGTAACTATAGCAGTATATAGAGAAGGAAAGATGATAGAGGATAGTAGTAGAGATAATCTAGTCTACATGATACAAGTTCCAAGACCTGTTCTAGTGGCTGGAGCTAGTGTTCTAGTAGATTTAAGAGATCCGGAGAATGATGATAAAGGTCCTGGAACATATGAGTATCCTAAAGCTGATGTGTTTAAACCAGGAGTATTCGATCTCACTAGGTTCAGAGTTCTCGGTACGGGAGACAAGATAATATTCGAAATATACTTTAGAGATCTAGGTGGAAACCCGTGGGGAGGTCCTAACGGTTTCTCGCTACAGTACATCCACATATACATTAGAACGACAGAGGATCTTCCGAGCAGAAACGATACTTTCGGGCTTAATGTTGTTTTAGATCCTAACTCTTCATGGCATGTAGCAATTCTCATAGCACCTGGCTGGGGTAGTGATCCTGTTCCTAAGGGTGAGAAATCTGCTATATACTACTATAATGATACAGTCATAGTTCAGGACTCTAGGTTCAGAGTATACGCTGATACCAGCAGGAATGCTATAATTGCTGAGATAGATAGAAGTCTTCTACCTGATACTGAGAATATACCTAGATGGGTTTTCACAGTAGCTGTTGCAAGCTATGACGGCTATGGACCTAACAGGATCAGACCTATAGGGGTTTCAGCAGATACATGGACTATAGGTGCTGGAGCTAGATATGCTAGAGCTATACTATGTGGTGTAGCTCCTCTTATAATGGATCTCCTAGCTCCAACAGCTGAGGATCAGTATGCTATGCTCAATAGCTTCGTAGTTCCTAATCAAACCTGTGAGGGTTCTAGAAAAGCAGTTATTCACGGGGTTAACTACACATACCTTGAAGAGCTAGAGATTAAGGGAAGGACTGTTACGCAGACGATCACATATACCCAGTACACCACATACACTATAACGATCATGCCTCCTCCAAGAACCACAACGGAGATCCATACCGAGATCAAGACCACAACACAAGAGATCCCGCAGATTCCCGGGGTAATCTCTATGATAGGAGCTCTTATAGCAGGAGTATTGATAGGGCTTCTCATAATGTACTCTATACTACATTTCACGAGAAGAAGATCCTGAAAAGCTAAATATTATCTATCTCATACTTTTTCTTGGAGGCTTTATTCAAATGGCTAGAGTCAGGCTTGTGAATGTGACCAAGAGATTCGGCCGGGTTATCGCTGTTGATAGAGTGAGTTTCGAAGTTGGTGATGGAGAGTTCTTCGCACTTCTAGGACCTTCAGGTTCTGGGAAGACCACTATACTGAGACTTATAGCAGGTCTTGAAGAACCTGATGAAGGTGAGATCTGGATTGATGACAAAGAAGTTTCGAAGATCCATCCTAAAGATAGAGATATAGCAATGGTCTTCCAGAACTACGCCTTATATCCTCATATGAGTGTTTTTGAGAACATAGCATTTCCTCTACAGGCGAGAAAAAAAGAGCTTAGAATCTCTAATGATGATATTAGAAGAAGAGTTATTGAGATAGCTAAGCTACTGGGGATAGAGGATCTTCTGGATAGAAAACCTTCCCAGCTCTCCGGAGGTCAGCAGCAGAGAGTTGCTCTAGCTAGAGCTCTTGTTAGAAATCCTAAGGTATGGCTTCTTGACGAGCCTCTGAGCAATCTAGATGCGAAGCTCAGAGTCTATATGAGAGCTGAGCTTAGAAAACTTCAGAAGACTCTCAAGATCTCAACTATATATGTCACGCATGATCAGGTTGAGGCTCTCAGCATGGCTGATAGAATTGCGGTAGTTAATGAAGGTAAGGTGCTTCAGATAGGAACCCCCGACGAGCTCTATACAAGACCTGGTAAGATTTTTGTTGCAACATTTATAGGAAATCCTCCGATGAATGTTATAGAGTGCGTTCTTAGGGAGAGAGAGGGTTTGTACGAGCTTGAATGCCCTGGTTTTAGGAGATCTATTGAAAGATATTTGGGCGAGAATCTTGCGAAGAGACTGAATAGCGATAGAGTTACAATAGGTGTAAGACCTGAGAACATAGACTTGTCTAGAGAAAGGTCTGGAGATGATAGTATTCCGAGCAGAGTTGTAATAGTTGAAAGACTGGGATCAGAGCAGATAATACATTTAACTCCTCTGGAGGGAGACGTGGTTATAAAAACTCGAGGAAGATCTGATCTCATGTTATCTCCAGGTGACGAGGTTTTCATTAGAATAGACTGGAGCAAAGTTCTATACTTTGATTCTAAGTCTGGAGACCTGGTTATATGAAGCTATTCTTAGAATGATTTCTCGAGAACCTCTCTATATTAAGCTCGAGCACAATATTATCTCTCGGATGATGTGTTTGCCGAGTTCTGAGACATGATGATCGAACCCCTGACTGATATTAGCTCTCCTAAACCATATTACTATGCGGAGCCTGTGATGAGTGATCTCCTGAATACTGCCGAGAGTATTCTGAGAAGATATCCTCTCTGCGACAGATGTTTTGGAAGATTTTTTGCATCGCTTGGAAGAGGTCTTTCTAATGATGTGAGAGGTAGATCTCTTAAGACTTCTATATTAATGAATCTATTCTATAGAAATATGTCTTCAGGCTCTGAAACTCTTAGAAGTAATCTTCAAGAGCTTGCTCGCAATGGAGGAGAACCTTTCAGAAGTTCTCTGAAGATCCTCACAGGTGATGATGTGGAGATTAGAAAATGCTATGTATGCGGATCCTCTATAGAAGATCTTATTTTAGAGTATTCTGATAGAGTTGTAAGAATACTTGAGAGAGAGAGGATCTCTAGATTCCTCTTAGGAGTCAGAGTACCTAGAGAACTTGTTGAGAGAGAGGAGGAGATTGCCAGAGAATTCAGTATAAGCACTTGGGAGTCTATCAAGAATGAATTGAAGAGAGAGATTGGGAAGAGAGTTATGATGAAAGGTTTCAAACCTGAATTCGAAGATCCTGATGCCATCATAACCATAGACCTGACGGTGAATGTTATCACGATTTCAAGACCCTCTCTCATGTATGTTGTGAGGATTAGAAAGAATGAGAGAGGTTTTAGAATCAGAGGTTCTGAGAATTCTCTTGAGAAGTTCTTGGAGGAGAAGCTTTCGAATCTCTCTCCTGAGTATGTGAGAATACATACAACTACTAGAGATAGCTATAGGTATAGGATAACGGATGAAGGAGTTTTTGCAGTGCTAGAGATACATGCTCCTAAGAGGAGGGATATGGATCTAAAGGATTTACAGGTTCTACTCAGAGAGCTTCAACCTTTCGAGATCGAGATCATATCAAGAGGTTTTAGAAAAGATGTTAGAGAGCTGAATAACAGGCTTTCGAAAACAATCTATAGGATTAAAGTAGAGTGTAGCAGAGATCTGAAAGATGAAGAGATAGAAAAAATAAAAAGCATAGGTGTTATGACAGTGACACAACATACTCCCTCAAGGTTTGTCTCTAGAGGAGCTCCAGAGACTACTAGAAGAGGTGTGGCTTCTCTGAGAGAATTCACCAGGATTAACGATAAGGTCTATAGCATTGTAGTGGTCATAGATAAGAGATTATTCCCCGAGGAGTTCATATCAGGAGATGGAGGGAGGACAAGTCCTTCATTATCAGAGGTTCTAGGTGTAGAGCTCAAGCCTTTAGAAGTAGATATAATTGGTCAAGCCTGATCACCATTCAATAATCTTGCTTCTTCTGATGAAGAGCAGAGCGAATACTATTGTCTGAAGCATTAGATTTAGTACTGCATAGACTACATATATGAGATCTACAGAGATCATCCCTGTATAGACTTCTATTAGAAATGCTGTTGATGCTGTGGGAGGTGTTAGAGCTACGAACCATATCTCCTTAGGTAGTATAGTGAGAGGATAGTAGACTGGAGGGAATACCGAGAGCACCAGACCCAATATACTTGAGAGAGGCCATACATATTTCTCTGATCTTATGAATGTTGAGAGAAGAAAAGCTGTAGAAGCTGTGTTAATCCATAGGACTGTTGTGAGAGCTATTATGATACCTAGTATAGTTATGTCTCTGAGAACTCCTATTACATATCCTATAAGTATGAATCCTGCTAGAGATGGTGAAGCCCATACATAGGCTGAGAGTGATAAGCCTAGAATATAAGCCCATGAAGGTGCGGGAGTTGCTAGAAATAGATCCTGGAGTTTCAAGTTGATCCTGTACCATATTATATCTCCTATAAGACCGTAAGATGATGCTGACATAGCCATTACAAGACCTCCTACAAAGCCGTAGCTTATCATCTCATACCTACCGATCATTACTAGAAGAAATATGTATGAGATAGGGCTTAGAGCAAATGCTACAACCCATGATATGTTATTTCTCATAGGTATGTATCCGTTGAAGATCGCTAGAGTAATTATACTTCTAAATCTAACTCCCATCGATCTCAAGATCTTCACCTCCTCCATTTAGAATAATCATGTCCAGAACACCTACAGGTCTGATCCGAGCTTTAAGCCCTTCTCTGAAGAGTTTTTCAAGAATCTTCTCAGCCTCAGCTTCTTCGGATGTGTAGAGAACGAAAGTATCTCTAATTTTCACAGTTCTATCAACAAGAGATATA is a window from the Sulfolobales archaeon genome containing:
- a CDS encoding glucodextranase DOMON-like domain-containing protein, yielding MFVYILLFLMLFTLLGNVYSQEVQPVYLIFIWHFHQPWYYGENDSYLILPWVRMHSVGNYFKMAYILSKYPDIKATFTFSGSLLVQLESYLEGSRDLRQILSMKVAYGENLTPQDIYNIVSIPGGFFDINWGRIVDQVPRYRELRDKAQNILQSTIYMPEEDRINFIARSFTEQDIIDLVALFNLFWIDPQVLRDLYPDLYTLRENAINNASIHFTRDQIKEILDAQLDIMKRIIPLYRDLLEKGQIEIIPVPYSHPLAPIIVDLGWSEDLNIHTIRSIELFKEIFNYTPSGVWPAEQAVNEKVIDIFSRYFTWSVSDQLVLGKSGVDVGDVRNITSLWSLNFGNKTFYMFFRVTDLSNMISFTYSSWSPDQAVEDLVNRIRSLGSVSGPGSVVVIALDGENPWENYAEFGDLFLNKLYSSLEDLQRRNIIRTITPSEYISLFKDRAREIPIGIRSYLNLSGVDISDTPISYTEDAYQNLPRTDVRARLAEGSWAGGELTMWIGQRQENVAWMYLAKAREDLFRILNVSDLSQALAINKKAVEYLLRAEASDWFWWYGGDAGGFFPVNQLYKLYLRKIYESLEVQVPQYLLTVYNPDATPLGTLNREPPKPISQSITIDGFIRESDWSNSLNISIGSIFNYALIALSPTEIYIALKPSRSDVLRDPSISISIYTTTPWKSVSPYHLGYNPLAPGDIDLGMGLFNDLRITPYNSSASVYTADGSGRWIYMYPVQSIAIGDVIEISLPWILLGLREGDTAYVTIAVYREGKMIEDSSRDNLVYMIQVPRPVLVAGASVLVDLRDPENDDKGPGTYEYPKADVFKPGVFDLTRFRVLGTGDKIIFEIYFRDLGGNPWGGPNGFSLQYIHIYIRTTEDLPSRNDTFGLNVVLDPNSSWHVAILIAPGWGSDPVPKGEKSAIYYYNDTVIVQDSRFRVYADTSRNAIIAEIDRSLLPDTENIPRWVFTVAVASYDGYGPNRIRPIGVSADTWTIGAGARYARAILCGVAPLIMDLLAPTAEDQYAMLNSFVVPNQTCEGSRKAVIHGVNYTYLEELEIKGRTVTQTITYTQYTTYTITIMPPPRTTTEIHTEIKTTTQEIPQIPGVISMIGALIAGVLIGLLIMYSILHFTRRRS
- a CDS encoding ABC transporter permease, with amino-acid sequence MRSMGVRFRSIITLAIFNGYIPMRNNISWVVAFALSPISYIFLLVMIGRYEMISYGFVGGLVMAMSASSYGLIGDIIWYRINLKLQDLFLATPAPSWAYILGLSLSAYVWASPSLAGFILIGYVIGVLRDITILGIIIALTTVLWINTASTAFLLSTFIRSEKYVWPLSSILGLVLSVFPPVYYPLTILPKEIWFVALTPPTASTAFLIEVYTGMISVDLIYVVYAVLNLMLQTIVFALLFIRRSKIIEW
- a CDS encoding ABC transporter ATP-binding protein; translation: MARVRLVNVTKRFGRVIAVDRVSFEVGDGEFFALLGPSGSGKTTILRLIAGLEEPDEGEIWIDDKEVSKIHPKDRDIAMVFQNYALYPHMSVFENIAFPLQARKKELRISNDDIRRRVIEIAKLLGIEDLLDRKPSQLSGGQQQRVALARALVRNPKVWLLDEPLSNLDAKLRVYMRAELRKLQKTLKISTIYVTHDQVEALSMADRIAVVNEGKVLQIGTPDELYTRPGKIFVATFIGNPPMNVIECVLREREGLYELECPGFRRSIERYLGENLAKRLNSDRVTIGVRPENIDLSRERSGDDSIPSRVVIVERLGSEQIIHLTPLEGDVVIKTRGRSDLMLSPGDEVFIRIDWSKVLYFDSKSGDLVI
- a CDS encoding tRNA pseudouridine(54/55) synthase Pus10; amino-acid sequence: MSDLLNTAESILRRYPLCDRCFGRFFASLGRGLSNDVRGRSLKTSILMNLFYRNMSSGSETLRSNLQELARNGGEPFRSSLKILTGDDVEIRKCYVCGSSIEDLILEYSDRVVRILERERISRFLLGVRVPRELVEREEEIAREFSISTWESIKNELKREIGKRVMMKGFKPEFEDPDAIITIDLTVNVITISRPSLMYVVRIRKNERGFRIRGSENSLEKFLEEKLSNLSPEYVRIHTTTRDSYRYRITDEGVFAVLEIHAPKRRDMDLKDLQVLLRELQPFEIEIISRGFRKDVRELNNRLSKTIYRIKVECSRDLKDEEIEKIKSIGVMTVTQHTPSRFVSRGAPETTRRGVASLREFTRINDKVYSIVVVIDKRLFPEEFISGDGGRTSPSLSEVLGVELKPLEVDIIGQA